The Sulfurimonas sp. HSL3-2 genome segment TTGCATATAATAGAGGCAAAGCTAACTTGAAATGGTTAAATTTGTTTGATAAAATGAGTAAAGTTCTTCTATGACAATAGATAAATTTTGTTAGAACTTTATGAAGGAAAAATGATGGAAAACGTATATCTTGGACGCCAGCCGATAGTAGACAGCAACTCTTCTATATGTGCTTATGAGATCTTGTATAGAGATAAAAACAAAAAGAGTAATACCGGTGATGACAGGCATGCTAGCGCTTCTGTCATAAACAGTATTTTAAACGTTTTTGGAACAAAATCTTTACTCGGCGAGTATAAAGCTTTTATACAGATAGATGACAAGTTTTTAATGCATGATATCGTTTTTACCATTCCAAAAGAGTTTTTTATATTCTCTCTTATTTCTAAGATCGAGATGACAGAAAAAGTGCTAGAGAGAGTCCAGCAGCTTCATGCTAAAGGGTATGAACTCTGTATAAATGATATCGATTTAAGAAATGTCGGTAAATACAAATCCGTTTTAAAAGAGCTGTCATATATAAAGATCGATTTTGAATTTGAGATGCCTGCAAATGCAAAAGAGTTGATCGAAAAGATAAAATCATACGGTATTAAGATCATCGCTACAAAAATAGAGACTACAAAAAAATATGAACTGGCAAAGGAGCTTGGCTGTGACTGGTTTGAAGGATACTTTTTTGCAGAACCAAAAATAGTAGAAAACGCGGTATACGAGCCGTCGCAGTTTCATATACTCAAGCTTTACAATCTTCTTTTACAAGATGTCAACATCGATGAGATCACGAAAGAGTTTGAGGATAATCATGAGGTGACAGTAAAACTGCTTCGTTTTATAAACTCCGGTGCTTTTCACTTTAGACAAAGACTCTCCTCTATTCATCATATCTTAGTCTTAGTCGGACGCGTACCGCTTGCCCAATGGCTGATGCTGATGATCTATTCAAAGTCAGTCTCTAAAGATGAGACGAAATCACCGTTGATGCTTATGGTCAAATATAGAACGGAACTGATGCAAAACATCTTGAAAGTCGTC includes the following:
- a CDS encoding EAL domain-containing protein, encoding MENVYLGRQPIVDSNSSICAYEILYRDKNKKSNTGDDRHASASVINSILNVFGTKSLLGEYKAFIQIDDKFLMHDIVFTIPKEFFIFSLISKIEMTEKVLERVQQLHAKGYELCINDIDLRNVGKYKSVLKELSYIKIDFEFEMPANAKELIEKIKSYGIKIIATKIETTKKYELAKELGCDWFEGYFFAEPKIVENAVYEPSQFHILKLYNLLLQDVNIDEITKEFEDNHEVTVKLLRFINSGAFHFRQRLSSIHHILVLVGRVPLAQWLMLMIYSKSVSKDETKSPLMLMVKYRTELMQNILKVVDPTAGTNMLGEAYFVGVLSLIDTVFGVKLETILDDMHISDEVKNAILFDEGILGEIFSLVRDIEAFDTQAISEFEERYFLHDNVIKNIVLQGIKDVNSFENPSLSN